From a region of the Sminthopsis crassicaudata isolate SCR6 chromosome 6, ASM4859323v1, whole genome shotgun sequence genome:
- the PCED1A gene encoding PC-esterase domain-containing protein 1A encodes MVHFLSYEVRQLLHNKFVVVLGDSIQRAVYKDLVLLLQRDTLLTEAQLKAKGELSFEQDRLVAGGQLGELHNGTHYREVRQFLSSSGHHLLRFYFLTRVYSAYVEDILTELESGPPPDLVIMNSCLWDLSRYGRNSIRSYQENLECLFERMEQVLPASCLLVWTLAMPLGDRVTGGFLLPELRKKSGSLRVDILEANFYCSMLAGGHHFDVLDLHFHFRHAVRHRRLDGIHWDQHAHRHLSQLLLAHVAEAWGVEAPTRGTPFGEWNEEQRLLEHRGQRRHPPQRRKRAISFEPVTQEMDRPRAWLDRQFQPPFLPSPQSLPFRLPLHSPQALPQESCFFSDNPVLPGYLPLNYIAFNDPLPPPAALDYAPARWPLYPSVPHYGQRHNLVMHRVRRHVPSGPYSRSREEGLSRQWSRSSHRR; translated from the exons ATGGTGCACTTCTTGTCCTACGAAGTCCGGCAGCTGCTGCACAACAAGTTTGTGGTTGTCCTGGGAGATTCCA TCCAAAGAGCCGTGTACAAGGACCTGGTGCTGCTGCTCCAGAGAGACACCCTGCTGACCGAGGCCCAGCTCAAGGCCAAG GGGGAGCTGAGCTTCGAGCAGGACCGCTTGGTGGCCGGAGGACAGCTGGGCGAGCTCCACAACGGCACTCACTACCGGGAGGTCCGCCAGTTCCTGTCCAGCTCGGGCCACCACCTCCTCCGCTTCTACTTTCTCACACGGGTGTACTCGGCCTACGTGGAGGACATCCTGACGGAGCTAGAGAGCGGGCCGCCCCCCGACCTGGTCATCATGAACTCTTGCCTGTGGGACCTCTCGCG GTACGGGCGCAACTCCATCCGGAGTTACCAGGAAAACCTGGAGTGCTTGTTTGAAAGGATGGAGCAGGTCTTGCCCGCCTCCTGCCTCCTGGTGTGGACTCTGGCCATGCCTCTGGGGGACCGCGTGACCGGAGGCTTCTTGCTACCAGAG CTGCGGAAGAAGTCGGGCTCCCTCCGCGTGGACATCCTCGAGGCAAACTTCTACTGCTCCATGCTGGCGGGCGGACACCACTTCGACGTGCTGGACCTGCACTTCCACTTCCGCCACGCGGTGCGGCACCGGCGCTTGGACGGCATCCACTGGGACCAGCACGCCCACCGCCACCTCTCCCAGCTGCTGCTGGCGCACGTGGCCGAGGCCTGGGGCGTGGAGGCGCCCACCCGCGGCACCCCCTTCG GGGAATGGAACGAGGAGCAGAGGCTCCTAGAGCACAGAGGCCAAAGGAGACATCCGCCTCAGAGGAGGAAGCGGGCTATTTCCTTCGAACCAGTGACCCAAGAGATGGATCGTCCTCGGGCCTGGCTGGATAGGCAGTTCCAGCCCCCCTTCCTGCCTTCTCCCCAATCCCTGCCCTTCCGCCTACCCCTTCATTCACCTCAAGCCCTCCCTCAAGAGAGCTGCTTCTTCTCAGATAATCCTGTCCTGCCTGGCTACCTCCCCCTCAACTACATAGCCTTCAATGACCCCTTACCTCCTCCTGCCG CATTGGATTACGCACCTGCCCGCTGGCCCCTTTACCCATCGGTTCCTCACTACGGACAGCGCCACAATCTGGTAATGCACCGTGTCCGTCGCCATGTGCCTAGCGGCCCCTACAGCCGCTCCCGGGAGGAAGGGCTCAGTAGACAGTGGTCCAGATCTAGCCACAGACGGTGA